TTCAGTACGAGTCTTTCCAGCTTTAGATGCTACCATAGGCCTCTTGCAGCTCCGGTGTGTCCAGTGCCCCTGACCAGTGTTCCTCTGTCTCCAGTTCCTTGAATTCGGTCATCGGCCCCAGCACTCTGATTCGCTCGGTCAGTTCCGTTACCACCTCCACCCATTTCCCCCCCTCGGCAGCCGATACCCAGGAAAACTGGAGACGATTGAGATCGACACCGACAAACTCCAGCAGTTGACGAAAGGCGGCAAAGCGGCGGCGGGCATGAAAATTCCCCGCCATGTAATGGCAGTCGCCAGGATGGCAGCCGGAGACCAGCACCCCATCAGCACCGCGCTGGAAGGCACGAAGGATAAAAACCGGATCGATGCGCCCCGTGCAGGGGAATTTCAGCACCCGGACGTTGGCCGGATACTGCATGCGGCTTGTCCCCGCCAGGTCCGCCCCGGCGTAGGTGCACCAGGTGCAGACGAAGGCGACGATTTTTGGTTCGAGCTCATGATGTTGTTTTTCTGGATGCATGATTAAAACCTTTCACCACGAAGACACGAAGGACACGAAGAAATCAAAAACTTTTTAGGTGTAAAGCCAAGCCATAGGATCTATCCGGCTTTTTGTTCCGTCTTTCGCCTTCCTTCGTGCTCTTCGTGCCCTTCGTGGTGGATTTGTTATCTTACAACGCCTCTATCATGGCAATGATCTGTTCATCGGTATAGCCGTCCAATTCCATGTCCCCGCCAGGTCCGCCCCGGCGTAGGTGCACCAGGTGCAGACAAAGGCGACGATTTTTGGTTCGAGCTCGTGATGTTGTTTTTCTGGATGCATGATTAAAACCTTTCACCACGAAGACACGAAGGACACGAAGAAATCAAAAACTTTTTAGGTGTAAAGCCAAGCCATAGGATCT
This region of Geotalea daltonii FRC-32 genomic DNA includes:
- a CDS encoding hydrogenase iron-sulfur subunit, whose protein sequence is MHPEKQHHELEPKIVAFVCTWCTYAGADLAGTSRMQYPANVRVLKFPCTGRIDPVFILRAFQRGADGVLVSGCHPGDCHYMAGNFHARRRFAAFRQLLEFVGVDLNRLQFSWVSAAEGGKWVEVVTELTERIRVLGPMTEFKELETEEHWSGALDTPELQEAYGSI
- a CDS encoding hydrogenase iron-sulfur subunit, giving the protein MHPEKQHHELEPKIVAFVCTWCTYAGADLAGTWNWTAIPMNRSLP